A window from Toxoplasma gondii ME49 chromosome IX, whole genome shotgun sequence encodes these proteins:
- a CDS encoding tRNA pseudouridine synthase B, putative (encoded by transcript TGME49_306520), which yields MCSLLCRLVCLVFFLCLKELINKSRPICSVTAASEWRLAGGTLLTEPALSAYPCLAHPIPPRNGCFPLRATMCVLNSHFGETKNFPPNCDKYRWASLTGSAASAHLSPTETQGRNKPRYEVRKTRLGFCSPPFVPCDKSRMQCVDPISPISNSICSTACGKAGAIGTARRSVFEELRKGKSFSSAWCFTAKERPGALPTPASISKSNNKSIAGWAHRLPHNGGKLRPTTQTLWAFNAGNIEVYKQQSGAAGGLVGVVKPKGLTSMDVCRRVSELLKSYRDSRDRTLVSSGVDETEDLLPDVLHSKGEVGEMQTRTGRRKTGVGHGGTLDPAATGVLILGIGEGTKRLRHFLTGWKRYKAVVRLGVTTDTLDSEGRVVAEENWRHVTLATLKRVLPSFLGKQLQQPPLFSAKRVKGVRMYDIARYIQEQQDRRSQKSFPLGDAVHSGNNHDAFVNHSEARRSVAAPFEMQQQLPERLQKPPSVGGGNSALHHAVTKHVSLPNPCEIEISELELVDEEEFEMPHFAISVTCSKGTYIRQLAADIAARCGTVGHLTELTRTFQAPFRLEDCVNFEDLTADGLLRRLIPVHVIDRILREKKRQ from the exons AtgtgctctcttctctgccgtctagtctgtcttgttttcttcctgtgcTTGAAAGAGCTGATTAACAAGAGCCGTCCAATTTGCAGTGTGACTGCGGCGTCAGAATGGCGACTGGCGGGTGGTACACTCCTCACCGAGCCTGCACTCTCTGCATACCCATGTCTCGCCCATCCAATACCCCCACGCAATGGGTGTTTCCCCTTACGGGCCACCATGTGTGTGTTGAACTCACACTTcggcgagacgaagaactttCCTCCCAACTGTGACAAATATCGGTGGGCGAGCTTGACTGGAAGTGCGGCTTCAGCACACCTGTCACCGACCGAGACACAGGGAAGGAACAAGCCAAGATACGAAGTTCGTAAGACCCGTCTTGGCTTTTGCTCGCCGCCATTTGTGCCCTGTGACAaatcgcgcatgcagtgcgtGGACCCGATTAGCCCGATTAGCAATTCGATTTGCTCGACAGCCTGTGGAAAGGCTGGTGCCATCGGTACTGCTCGCCGAAGCGTCTTCGAGGAACTGAGAAAAGGCAAGTCATTTTCAAGTGCCTGGTGCTTTACGGCCAAGGAACGGCCTGGGGCTCTGCCGACGCCTGCTTCAATCTCCAAGTCTAACAACAAAAGCATCGCGGGTTGGGCACACAGGCTGCCGCACAATGGAGGGAAACTCCGTCCGACAACTCAAACTCTCTGGGCGTTCAATGCTGGAAACATCGAGGTGTACAAACAACAAAGTGGCGCAGCTGGTGGCCTTGTTGGCGTTGTGAAGCCCAAAGGTCTCACGTCTATGGATGTCTGTCGGAGAGTCTCTGAGCTTCTGAAGTCATacagagactcgcgagaCAGGACACTTGTCTCGTCAGGCGtggacgaaacagaagacttGCTGCCGGATGTACTACACTCGAAGGGTGAAGTTGGAGAAATGCAGACACGGACAGGAAGACGGAAAACTGGAGTTGGACATGGGGGCACACTCGACCCCGCGGCAACAG GCGTTTTGATCTTGGGCAttggagaaggaacgaagaggcTGCGACATTTCTTAACTG GCTGGAAGCGATACAAGGCCGTTGTCCGGCTGGGCGTGACGACAGATACACTCGATAGTGAG GGTCGTGTCGTTGCCGAAGAGAACTGGCGCCATGTCACCCTTGCCACGTTAAAACGCGTGTTGCCCTCCTTCCTCGGGAAGCAGCTCCAGCAGCCTCCGCTTTTCTCCG cgAAGCGGGTGAAGGGGGTCCGAATGTACGACATCGCGAGATACATCCAGGAGCAGCAAGATCGCCGGTCTCAAAAATCGTTTCCCCTCGGTGACGCAGTCCATTCGGGAAACAACCACGACGCCTTCGTCAACCACTCAGAAGCGAGGCGTTCGGTTGCTGCTCCTTTCGAAATGCAACAGCAACTCCCCGAGAGACTTCAGAAACCACCGTCGGTTGGAGGCGGAAACTCGGCACTGCACCACGCTGTCACCAAGCATGTGTCTCTCCCGAACCCTTGCGAAATCGAGATCTCAGAACTTGAGCttgtcgacgaagaagagttcGAG ATGCCGCATTTTGCTATCAGCGTCACTTGTTCGAAAGGCACGTACATTCGTCAGCTTGCAGCCGACATCGCCGCCAGGTGCGGAACGGTCGGACACCTGACGGAATTG ACGCGAACATTCCAAGCGCCTTTCCGGTTGGAGGATTGCGTGAATTTTGAAGACCTAACTGCAGACGGATTGCTTCGTCGCTTGATTCCTGTTCAT GTGATTGACAGAATTCTTCgtgagaagaagcgacagtaA
- a CDS encoding hypothetical protein (encoded by transcript TGME49_306530): protein MEMYKHVHACPSRGRCKHGYAVACLHFEVFLFLCFSDSLKSLRSLPRRRRPSTIKMLVSFGLYSEFLAETRDDALHLRGAVSSGELGRGFPSSGASLPEWSSLSSRREANTSDPSVSSFLLRHLLPREGESSLFFSQDEAHAVGPEGRLERRDRRSKTQSEQPQVGGTWCLSEQRDWGDASLACQLYEEDLAFAAASSASSASAGLNPRDGEKPDFTTSACSPDRGVKQSVAGAASPSDSLDPSQLADVQAKVDAVGPSRDLENSRGRTFPETGGPGGVCSSQPAGEASTRGLGCSDTSGPDESAAGVAPSLAFQQAAKSGAPQRRPDFQQNPELGFLDSDVRRPLVAPREESKTQEAHPKPPLSESSFSCGDQGDGDACPFWCVWTRGCFTTKPAFSESKRASLLEEAEAFVARAASGALAVAAGKAADLRLRQTPRHLALYVAQVSSRMFFDPQYRAELMNKYG, encoded by the coding sequence ATGGAAATGTACAAGCATGTCCATGCATGTCCGTCACGAGGGAGATGTAAGCACGGGTATGCCGTGGCGTGTCTTCACTTTGaagttttcctttttctgtgtttttctgattCGCTCAAATCTCTCcggtctctgcctcgtcgtCGAAGGCCATCCACGATAAAAATGTTGGTCTCTTTCGGCCTATATTCGGAGTTCCtcgcggagacgagagatgATGCCCTGCACCTTCGGGGGGCTGTTTCCTCAGGAGAGTTGGGGAGAGGATTTCCATCTTcaggcgcttctcttccagaGTGGAGTTCGTTGTCGTCTCGCAGAGAAGCCAACACCTCTGATCCGTCGGTTTCGAGTTTTCTCTTGCGTCACTTGCTTCCACGCGAAGGCGagtcctctctttttttcagccAAGacgaggcgcatgcagttgggCCGGAGGGAAGgctcgagagacgcgacagaaggTCAAAAACGCAGTCTGAACAGCCACAGGTCGGTGGAACGTGGTGTTTgtcagagcagagagactggGGAGACGCTAGCCTTGCCTGTCAGCTTTATGAGGAGGACTTGGCATTCGCAGCAGCGTCGAGTGCCTCCTCGGCTAGTGCAGGTCTAAACcccagagacggagaaaaacctGATTTCACAACATCAGCATGCTCGCCAGATCGGGGAGTGAAGCAGAGTGTCGCCGGCGCAGCGAGTCCCTCAGACTCGCTGGATCCTTCTCAGTTGGCAGACGTGCAAGCCAAAGTCGATGCAGTGGGTCCATCTCGCGATCTGGAGAATTCGCGGGGGAGAACCTTTCCGGAGACTGGCGGGCCAGGCGGCGTCTGCTCTTCTCAACCCGCGGGCGAAGCATCCACCCGTGGTCTGGGGTGTTCGGACACCTCCGGTCCCGACGAGTCCGCGGCTGGCGTGGCTCCTTCGCTGGCGTTTCAGcaggcagcgaagagcgGAGCTCCGCAGCGACGTCCAGATTTTCAACAGAATCCAGAGTTGGGGTTTCTCGACAGCGATGTCCGGCGTCCACTTGTGGCGCCGAGGGAGGAGAGCAAAACCCAGGAGGCTCACCCCAAACCTCCTCTGTCTGAGAGCAGTTTCAGCTGCGGCGATCAGGGTGACGGAGACGCGTGTCCATTCTGGTGCGTCTGGACGCGTGGATGCTTCACGACAAAGCCGGCGTTTTCCGAGTCAAAACGGGCCTCGCTGTTGGAAGAGGCTGAGGCGTTCGTCGCCCGAGCAGCAAGCGGCGCTCTTGCTGTCGCTGCGGGGAAAGCGGCGGACCTGCGTCTCCGGCAGACGCCACGACATCTTGCTCTCTATGTCGCGCAAGTCAGCTCCCGCATGTTCTTCGATCCACAGTACCGTGCCGAGTTGATGAACAAATACGGTTGA
- a CDS encoding phosphotransferase enzyme family protein (encoded by transcript TGME49_306540), translated as MALHTACTPSPLGGAASASRSSSEAANSAASLSAVSPRGSDWRQGGALHAPSGSVQTFLAYEVSRECRMTSKAERTSSSTPFSSASSPTHAGSPKAGEHCCAAENCRGVERRDLSPSSLPTSRGEVSASRRELNGGEEESEVAANEEELAETLSKAKDIVARLAAARLGVEPDAKLLEAEAVEVGSTNRMVHVWSRRDPKKSCAVKFFGKHTGKYICRDKELRLLRLLGANDVGKEIFATFEEGGGGLIESWLAGSSLEPSDLHREAAKIASEMARMHAIDAKPQCLLVSPTSRDSRGEPAIGEALASPEATSDLWKHLFKFLKLCKEEQERARRGEDSEASSDGCEEPADSPKRTVFSRRILLFDLRTVEERLRELHALASEVQSPVVLCHGDLLSGNIIKTDEGEVRFIDFDYSGFMERGFDIANHFAEYSGVECDFSRCPSEEERDAFLRTYLRALRRQRERKAKAAAAETQASAQPAQEEDLEAEVAALRREINVFFPLSNILWGLWALIQAVHVKPREMNYWRFAFDRLAAAVVPPVPHLSF; from the exons ATGGCTCTccacactgcatgcacaccctCGCCTCTGGGCGGCGCAGCTTCGGCTTCTCGCTCGTCGTCAGAGGCCGCGAATtccgcggcttctctctccgccgtaTCTCCACGCGGCAGCGACTGGCGGCAAGGCGgcgcgctgcatgcgccttcgGGCTCTGTTCAGACATTTCTTGCATACGAAGTCTCTCGCGAGTGTCGCATGACCAgcaaggcagagagaacgtCCTCGAGCACCCcgttctcctccgcttcctctcccacACACGCAGGGTCTCCGAAGGCGGGAGAGCACTGCTGCGCTGCCGAGAACTGTCGAggcgtcgagagaagagatctCTCCCCATCTTCTTTGCCCACAAGCCGCGGAGAGGTCTCGGCTTCCAGGAGAGAGCTCaacggcggagaagaagagagcgaggtcGCGGCGAATGAGGAGGAACTTGCAGAAACTCtctcgaaggcgaaggacaTCGTCGCGCGTCTCGCCGCAGCGCGCCTCGGTGTGGAGCCCGACGCGAAACTCCTGGAAGCCGAGGCGGTCGAAGTTGGGTCGACCAATCGGATGGTCCACGTGTGGAGCAGACGCGATCCGAAAAAATCTTGCGCCGTGAAGTTCTTCG GGAAGCACACAGGGAAGTACAtttgcagagacaaagagctCCGTCTGCTGCGGCTTCTGGGAGCGAATGACGTGGGCAAGGAAATCTTCGCAACTTTCGAG GAAGGCGGGGGCGGCTTAATCGAGAGCTGGCTAGCAGGGTCGAGTCTGGAGCCCAGCGACCTTCACAGGGAGGCTGCGAAGATTGCAAGCGAAatggcgcgcatgcatgcaatcGATGCAAAGCCGCAGTGTCTCTTGGTGTCTCCAACTTCAAGAGACTCTCGCGGCGAACCCGCGATCGGCGAGGCGCTTGCAAGCCCAGAGGCAACCTCCGATCTTTGGAAGCACTTGTTCAAATTCCTCAAACT ctgcaaagaagaacaagagcgCGCGCGGCGCGGCGAGGACTCAGAGGCTTCTTCCGACGGCTGCGAAGAACCTGCGGACAGCCCCAAGCGAACTGTGTTTTCTCGGCGCATTCTTCTGTTTGATTTAAGAACTGTTGAAGAG CGCCTTcgagagctgcatgcgcttgcgAGCGAGGTTCAGTCTCCCGTCGTCTTGTGTCACGGCGACCTCCTTTCTGGCAACATCATCAAGACGGACGAAG GAGAGGTGCGGTTCATCGACTTTGACTACTCGGGATTTATGGAGCGCGGCTTCGACATCGCGAACCACTTCGCGGAGTACTCAG GGGTCGAGTGCGACTTCAGCAGGTGCCCCTCGGAGGAGGAGCGGGACGCTTTTTTGCGAACGTATCTGCGCGCTCTCCGCCGGCAGCGAGAGCGAAAGGCGAAGGCTGCAGCAGCCGAGACACAGGCCTCTGCCCAGCCTGCCCAGGAAGAAGATCTCGAGGCAGAAGTCGCAGCTCTCCGACGCGAAATCaatgtcttctttcctctcagCAACATTCTATGGG GTTTATGGGCTCTCATCCAGGCTGTCCATGTGAAGCCCCGAGAGATGAATTACTGGAG ATTCGCCTTCGATCGACTGGCGGCGGCCGTCGTTCCACCAGTCCCGCATTTGTCGTTCTGA
- a CDS encoding hypothetical protein (encoded by transcript TGME49_306550~Predicted trans-membrane domain (TMHMM2.0):3-23:42-65) — MMRLALLGPSPSAFVSMLFRVFASFNTLERKGEALLTASNRVSFFFPCLLLLSLLLTPAASITAAPRCSRGLSRLSSATLLSAPGMLCRPDDVRRKWIFLQDKPLQTATSLLNSHSSAPSRPLHLSALRIQKLRDVSSSPPSNVVKLQRHAILPDFSSTSPWSPGSLSLRLLPPFHSTPELAYIPSARDRAQRCSSTSRPDLFTEENPFGCGLLSPLSHLSPSSRPLPSVSGSCPPPLPSAGVEKTPETPAPRLGLPRPSQPSSVLCRFPRFRRDKSWSRVFSCFSRPGTPTRKTTPKAQAPSARVTEETSQAGLTSLPAENSTDEAPASASSQPSPRAPAECARPVAPSFICLRSPAKINLFLKVFPRATGDAFHPLLSLFHFVSLSDYLAVGLLPPGLQANARPPRRRERKETSDEDRTLRDREQGTHTLSGENNGERGENKDLGEHTNVGENGSGGNKRNVEGEDERENDVGCLSQVNFEILNPFPASVFPALSTLSFPYCCESKEGDILFSSSPLPCSAEKNLVLRAFSLYRRRIQDLERKDITQRREKDGQEGQRNCASGADRDSPRFVAFLHKSIPTEAGLGGASSNAATALLAACALAPPAGFFELVSTENTHAKAWESPPTGEPSAAAEEAAGRELLETEEASAGPAWRGEPPGNRRDKRRRLSSEAESEDDQKGEATLSRAQERCLRERVGLQRGAGTPRTLPETLGRDWRRLEVETNEKIKEDAERGSEKEVKEDAAEEDFQSKETQRLLTWLAEIGAELGSDVPFFLLSRGAALCTGRGEIVRDCSSEISRQFRLALRLGAQKNNQEKETREKRDTRYNGEKENQQHGEPEEENEEEGMRVRQGQSLLNAGKDRGEKEGEERSLCVYIFKPREGLGTKAVYDAFRTLANTSDAPSSPAVAFSAALQAHLAQSASRSRTFSDAPENTLDSLLPSFIPSLFENDLQAPAETLLPSLSRLREQLEAFQSRASPWGSLRVHGGSREPSEWPQALRGSREEGAETSPPRMRFSNSLREVNGTESLRLSPEPRSEEELGVLLLAAGMTGSGSAFVALTAEPADGREPEKGREETQKADTEKEEKKNEKMLWRHFLEEQMESGMRVFRCRLVSKLSSLTDETAEDTEPFSVERCMQARRSVEGEEDDKKRPGMKENTDSRAARKAREEERAEREGQRGRRLRQAVPWFSSDVAFEEVERRSGTGGDREIQP, encoded by the coding sequence ATGATGAGGCTGGCTCTTCTCGGTCCTTCGCCCAGTGCGTTCGTTTCCATgctctttcgcgttttcgcttccttcaaTACACttgagaggaagggagaagcacTCTTGACTGCCTCCAATCgggtttccttcttctttccctgtctacttcttctttcgcttcttctcactCCCGCGGCTTCCATCACCGCTGCCCCTCGCTGCAGTCGAGGCCTGTCCCGGCTGTCCTCCGCAACACTTCTGTCAGCTCCTGGTATGCTCTGTCGCCCCGACGACGTCAGAAGAAAGTGGATTTTTCTGCAGGATAAGCCTTTGCAGACAGCGACTTCTCTTTTGAATTCGCATTCTTCTGCCCCGTCGCGGCCTCTTCATCTGTCCGCTCTACGTATCCAGAAGCTACGCgacgtctcctcgtctccgccaTCTAACGTAGTTAAACTCCAGCGACATGCCATTCTTCCTGATTTTTCTTCCACGTCTCCCTGGTCCCCGggctctttgtctcttcgtcttttgccTCCTTTTCACTCGACTCCAGAGCTAGCTTACATCCCTTCTGCCCGAGACAGAGCACAGCGCTGTTCTTCTACCTCACGTCCTGACCTCTTTACGGAGGAAAACCCATTTGGGTGTGgcttgctgtctcctctctcacatctgtctccatcttccCGTCCGCTTCCCTCTGTGTCCGGCTCTTGCCCGCCTCCGCTGCCCAGTGCAGGTGTAGAGAAGACACCCGAGACGCCAGCCCCGCGTCTGGGACTTCCGCGGCCAAGCCAGCCATCGAGCGTGCTCTGCCGCTTCCCTCGCTTTAGACGCGACAAGTCTTGGTctcgtgttttttcttgcttctctcgaccAGGCACACCGACAAGAAAGACAACTCCGAAGGCGCAAGCTCCATCTGCCAGAGtcacagaggagacgagccAGGCTGGTCTCACGAGTCTTCCCGCTGAAAACTCGACTGATGAAGcgcctgcgtctgcgtcttcgcagCCCTCTCCACGCGCGCCCGCCGAGTGCGCTAGACCAGTCGCCCCGTCGTTCATTTGTTTGCGTTCTCCCGCAAAAATCAATCTCTTTCTGAAAGTCTTTCCTCGCGCAACCGGCGACGCATTCcaccctcttctctcgctcttccacTTCGTCTCGCTGTCCGACTATCTGGCGGTTGGGCTGCTGCCTCCGGGACTCCAGGCAAACGCGCGACCGCCTAgacgtcgagagagaaaagaaacgagcgacgaagacagaacactccgagacagagaacagggaaCGCACACACTCTCAGGAGAGAACAAcggcgaacgaggagagaacaaagacCTCGGAGAGCACACAAACGTTGGCGAGAACGGATCTggaggaaacaagagaaacgtggagggggaggacgagagagaaaacgatgtGGGGTGTCTCTCACAAGTGAACTTTGAGATTCTGAACCCGTTCCCCGCCTCTGTATTCCCAGCCCTCTCaactctctcttttccgtaCTGCTGCGAATCCAAGGAAGGCGAcattcttttctcttcctcgcctctcccgtGCTCGGCAGAGAAAAATTTGGTTCTCAGAGCCTTCAGCCTGTATCGCCGCAGGATCCAGGatctcgagagaaaagacatcacacaacgcagagagaaagacggacaggagggacagagaaacTGTGCGTCTGGGGCAGACCGTGATTCGCCTCGCtttgtcgcgtttctgcacAAGAGCATCCCGACTGAGGCTGGTCTTGGCGGGGCTTCTTCGAACGCCGCGACGGCACTgctggctgcatgcgcgcttgCGCCACCTGCTGGCTTCTTCGAGCTTGTTTCCACGGAAAACACACACGCAAAAGCATGGGAGTCGCCTCCGACAGGAGAGCCCAGTGCGGCagccgaagaagcggcagggCGCGAACTCTTGGAGACCGAGGAGGCGTCAGCGGGGCCTGCGTGGCGAGGCGAGCCTCCCGGAAACCGGCGAGACAAAAGGAGACGCCTCTCCAGCGAGGCCGAGAGCGAGGATGACCAGAAGGGCGAGGCGACTCTCAGTCGCGCTCAAGAGAGATGTCTGAGGGAGCGAGTGGGGCTTCAGAGAGGTGCAGGCACACCGAGGACTCTCCCAGAGACCCTTGGCAGAGACTGGAGGCGCTTAGAGGTGGAGACAAACGAGAAAATAAAAGAGGATGCAGAACGAGGGTCGGAAAAGGAGGTGAAAGAGGATGCTGCAGAGGAGGATTTTCAATCGAAGGAGACTCAAAGGCTCTTGACTTGGCTCGCGGAGATCGGTGCAGAACTCGGCAGCGACGttccgttctttcttctctcccgcggcGCCGCTCTATGTACAGGGCGCGGCGAGATCGTTCGCGACTGCAGCTCCGAGATTTCACGTCAGTTCCGTCTCGCGCTCCGCCTCGGCGCCCAGAAGAACAaccaagagaaagaaacacgagagaagagagacacacgatataatggcgagaaagagaatcAGCAGCACGGGGAGccggaggaagagaatgaGGAGGAAGGCATGAGAGTGCGCCAAGGACAGTCTTTGTTGAACGCAGGGAAAGAtaggggagagaaggagggagaagagaggtcgCTCTGTGTGTATATTTTTAAGCCGCGGGAAGGACTAGGGACGAAAGCAGTGTATGACGCGTTTCGGACCCTGGCGAATACCTCGGACGCCCCGTCCTCGCCTGCGGTGGCTTTCTCCGCTGCGTTGCAAGCTCATCTCGCGCAGTCGGCTTCTCGGTCTCGCACCTTCTCCGATGCTCCCGAGAACACGCTCGATTCGCTGCTTCCGTCCTTCATTCCCTCACTGTTTGAGAACGACCTCCAggcgcctgcagagacactcctgccttctctctctcgccttcgagaGCAGCTGGAGGCGTTCCAAAGCAGGGCGAGCCCCTGGGGATCTCTGCGCGTGCACGGAGGCTCGAGAGAGCCTTCGGAGTGGCCTCAAGCGCTTCGTGGTTCTCGAGAGGAGGGGGCAGAGACGTCGCCTCCTCGAATGCGCTTCTCGAACTCACTTCGCGAAGTGAACGGCACCGAGTCTCTCCGGCTTTCGCCAGAACCGAGAAGTGAGGAGGAGCTGGGGGTCCTCCTCCTGGCTGCGGGGATGACCGGAAGCGgctctgccttcgtcgcccTGACGGCAGAACCCGCAGACGGACGGGAGccggagaagggaagagaagaaacacagaaggcagatacggagaaggaagagaagaagaacgagaagatgCTTTGGAGACATTTTCTGGAAGAACAGATGGAGAGCGGCATGCGTGTGTTTCGGTGCCGCTTGGTGTCGAAGTTGAGCAGCCTCACCGACGAGACGGCAGAGGACACAGAGCCTTTTTCAGTCgagagatgcatgcaagcacGCAGAAGTgtagagggagaagaggacgataAGAAAAGACCAGGGATgaaggaaaacacagacTCTCGAGCGGCGAGGAAAGcaagggaagaggaaagagcagagagggaaggacaACGCGGGAGGCGCTTGCGACAAGCTGTCCCCTGGTTTAGCAGCGACGTAGCATTtgaggaagtggagagacgctCGGGGACTGGTGGCGATCGGGAGATTCAGCCTTGA
- a CDS encoding hypothetical protein (encoded by transcript TGME49_306560), whose translation MFSSATASGTSGGLFGSGTGGGLFGGSAATPAGASATAGTGLFGSAQATSGGLFGAASGGAAGAAGTSRPGGGLFGGGTTTATGAGGTSLFGAAQQKSATGATTGLFGGGTAPAGTAGGGGLFGNSQAAKPATGGLFGAQPAQSTGATGGLFGAQSAQNTGAAGGLFGAQPAGATAASAGAAVLPREPTVANIDRVVPGVLEKFKKIEEKMREEEKVMNELQAATRKMRESFSGFSSSLSTHQSRVSWALHHVLVLKREAQNLAPVVQRDKQLALQVEQLHQQLEQNVTAANASLARACSAGGSRDAVYVVPLQVPCPLSTPLYQQLLQEVWSVSGKLQQLEQQVKLLRLERETAARSSCSYTVDGVSLAGGYSESGVDFHSEVQMIKEVLESQREVLLATAQKALELRENTRRMQDYLERRGVKIPVFPEDQEEVAVNAMAVQATQTTGRLFGSTGPTSSPLGGIFGPLSSQTTPAAGGLFGTVAGASATPATGTGGGLFGGSAATPAGASATAGTGLFGSAQATSGGLFGAASGGAAGAAGTSRPGGGLFGGGTTTATGAGGRSLFGAAQQKSATGATTGLFGGGTAPAGTAGGGGLFGNSQAAKPATGGLFGAQPAQSTGATGGLFGAQSAQNTGAAGGLFGAQPAQNTGATGGLFGAQPAQNTGTAGGLFGGQPSGTSGSSLFGNTGAGLFGAK comes from the exons ATGTTTAGCTCCGCTACCGCCTCGGGAACTTCCGGGGGTCTCTTCGGCTCGGGGACAGGAGGCGGATTGTTCGGCGGCTCTGCAGCGACTCCAGCAGGCGCGTCTGCAACTGCCGGAACGGGCCTCTTCGGCTCTGCCCAGGCGACGTCTGGGGGCCTCTTCGGAGCCGCCTCTGGAGGCGCCGCGGGCGCTGCAGGGACAAGTCGCCCCGGCGGGGGCCTCTTTGGAGGCGGAACAACGACCGCAACTGGCGCCGGAGGGACAAGTCTCTTCGGAGCGGCGCAGCAGAAGTCGGCGACCGGCGCGACGACAGGGCTGTTCGGCGGCGGGACTGCCCCCGCGGGGACAGCTGGAGGCGGGGGCCTTTTCGGGAATTCGCAGGCGGCAAAGCCCGCCACGGGGGGACTGTTTGGAGCCCAGCCAGCGCAGAGCACGGGCGCGACCGGGGGACTGTTTGGAGCCCAATCGGCGCAGAACACGGGCGCGGCCGGGGGACTGTTTGGAGCCCAACCGGCGGGGGCGACTGCGGCATCTGCGGGCGCCGCCGTGCTCCCGAGAGAGCCGACTGTGGCGAACATCGATCGAGTCGTGCCGGGGGTGCTGGAGAAGTTCAAGAAGATCGAAGAGAAGAtgcgcgaggaggagaaggtcATGAACGAGCTGCaggcggcgacgaggaagatgagAGA GTCTTTCTCGGGTTTCTCCTCATCGCTCTCGACGCACCAGTCGCGTGTCTCCTGGGCTCTGCATCACGTTCTCGTCTTGAAACGTGAGGCACAGAACCTCGCCCCCGTCgttcagagagacaag caactGGCCTTGCAGGTGGAGCAACTCCACCAACAACTGGAACAGAATGTCACGGCGGCGAACGCGTCTCTGGCGCGAGCCTGTTCTGCGGGCGGTTCACGCGACGCTGTCTACGTCGTCCCTCTCCAG gtcCCGTGCCCCCTATCTACGCCGTTGTaccagcagcttctgcaaGAAGTTTGGAGTGTCAGTGGAAAACTTCAGCAGCTGGAGCAGCAGGTCAAGTTGCTGCGCCTCGAGCGAGAGACCGCGGCGCGGTCGAGCTGTTCGTACACCGTAGACGGGGTGTCTCTGGCGGGAGGCTACTCGGAATCTGGAGTCGACTTCCACTCCGAAGTTCAAATGATCAAAGAGGTCCTCGAGTCTCAGCGTGAAGTTCTTCTTGCGACGGCCCAGAAG GCTCTCGAACTCCGAGAGAACACGCGCCGCATGCAAGATTACCTCGAACGCCGGGGAGTCAAAATTCCTGTTTTTCCGGAAGACCAGGAAGAGGTCGCAGTGAATGCGATGGCGGTCCAGGCGACTCAGACCACCGGAA GACTCTTCGGGTCTACTGGCCCGACCTCCTCGCCTCTTGGCGGCATTTTCGGGCCTCTGAGTTCTCAGACAACGCCGGCAGCTGGGGGTCTCTTTGGCACAGTTGCTGGCGCCTCTGCCACTCCTGCTACGGGGACAGGAGGCGGATTGTTCGGCGGCTCTGCAGCGACTCCAGCAGGCGCGTCTGCAACTGCCGGAACGGGCCTCTTCGGCTCTGCCCAGGCGACGTCTGGGGGCCTCTTCGGAGCCGCCTCTGGAGGCGCCGCGGGCGCTGCAGGGACAAGTCGCCCCGGCGGGGGCCTCTTTGGAGGCGGAACGACGACCGCAACTGGCGCCGGAGGGAGAAGTCTCTTCGGAGCGGCGCAGCAGAAGTCGGCGACCGGCGCGACGACAGGGCTGTTCGGCGGCGGGACTGCCCCCGCGGGGACAGCTGGAGGCGGGGGCCTTTTCGGGAATTCGCAGGCGGCAAAACCCGCCACGGGGGGACTGTTTGGAGCCCAGCCAGCGCAGAGCACGGGCGCGACCGGGGGACTGTTTGGAGCCCAATCGGCGCAGAACACGGGCGCGGCCGGGGGACTGTTTGGAGCCCAACCGGCGCAGAACACTGGCGCGACCGGGGGACTGTTTGGAGCTCAACCGGCGCAGAACACGGGCACGGCCGGGGGACTGTTTGGAGGCCAACCGTCTGGAACAAGTGGGAGCAGTTTATTCGGCAACACAGGTGCCGGCTTATTTGGAGCGAAGTGA